A genomic segment from Bradyrhizobium diazoefficiens USDA 110 encodes:
- the nifX gene encoding nitrogen fixation protein NifX translates to MKVAFATQDLRRVDAHFGWAKNIAIYDVAPSGHVFLKAIEFEGDLEEDGSGDKLAPKIQAIKDCAILYVAAIGGAAAARVVASKIHPIKVSKPESIHVLLEKLESVLKGTPPPWLRKVLAKDQPRSFEFDE, encoded by the coding sequence ATGAAGGTCGCTTTTGCCACTCAGGATCTGAGACGCGTCGATGCTCATTTTGGCTGGGCAAAGAATATTGCAATCTACGATGTCGCGCCCAGCGGGCATGTCTTTCTTAAAGCTATCGAGTTTGAGGGCGATCTTGAGGAGGACGGCAGTGGTGACAAGTTGGCGCCAAAGATCCAGGCGATCAAGGATTGCGCCATCCTATACGTCGCGGCCATTGGTGGTGCCGCGGCTGCGCGAGTGGTGGCCAGCAAAATTCATCCTATCAAGGTGAGCAAACCGGAAAGCATTCACGTGTTGCTGGAAAAGCTCGAGTCGGTGCTGAAGGGCACGCCACCTCCCTGGCTGCGCAAGGTCCTTGCAAAGGACCAACCGCGATCGTTTGAGTTCGACGAATGA
- a CDS encoding NifX-associated nitrogen fixation protein: protein MTAKIAQQGSVVDAPFLIELVKLWRAQDTNEAWEGKSDLDLLEPYILNRERRRALPIIGDPDPNTLWRLELFFNAVGLSVERETGIMVQPILKLHHEGFGRIVLIAGRLVAVNKQLRDVHRLGFDNCVKLAQEGDRYVSEGIGLIRKFPDVANY, encoded by the coding sequence ATGACCGCAAAAATAGCGCAGCAGGGCAGCGTCGTCGACGCACCATTTCTAATCGAGTTAGTCAAGCTTTGGCGCGCCCAGGATACCAATGAAGCCTGGGAAGGGAAGAGCGACCTTGATCTGCTCGAACCCTATATCCTGAACAGGGAGAGACGACGCGCATTGCCGATCATCGGTGATCCCGATCCCAATACACTATGGCGGCTTGAGTTGTTCTTCAATGCGGTCGGCCTGTCAGTAGAGAGGGAGACCGGCATTATGGTTCAGCCGATCCTGAAGCTGCATCATGAAGGCTTCGGGCGCATAGTGCTCATCGCAGGGCGGTTGGTCGCCGTAAACAAGCAGCTGCGCGACGTGCATCGCTTGGGATTCGATAATTGCGTCAAGCTGGCTCAAGAGGGGGATAGATATGTCAGCGAGGGAATTGGCCTGATTCGGAAATTTCCAGACGTGGCTAACTATTGA
- a CDS encoding CCE_0567 family metalloprotein, whose product MSEILKAELKKVSAKAIQAKMDLHDLSEELPINWTSIMAVAQKAYDVYVELERKSRELKELENT is encoded by the coding sequence ATCAGTGAAATACTGAAGGCCGAACTAAAGAAAGTGTCCGCCAAGGCGATACAGGCCAAGATGGATCTGCACGACCTTTCGGAAGAATTGCCCATCAACTGGACGTCGATTATGGCGGTGGCGCAGAAGGCGTACGATGTCTATGTCGAACTGGAGCGCAAGAGTCGCGAGCTAAAAGAGCTGGAAAATACTTGA